A section of the Elizabethkingia anophelis R26 genome encodes:
- the lpxD gene encoding UDP-3-O-(3-hydroxymyristoyl)glucosamine N-acyltransferase, which translates to MEFTAEQIANLVKGKVIGDPETKVSGFSQIEEGRKGNLSFLANAKYLPLMDNTEASVVIITENLIDKNKEYPSTLIAVEDGYLAFQVLMNLYQDLQSKKTGIEQPSFISESAKIMDDVYIGAFTYISHKSVIGEGTQIYPQVYIGKNVKIGKNCQIDSGARIYDDCVIGDNCVIHSNTVIGGDGFGFQPTADGFKKIPQLGNVIIEDDVEIGANSTIDRATIGSTIIGKGTKLDNLIQIAHNVKIGKNNVLAAQVGIAGSTTVGDWNMIGGQTGIVGHISIGSNVKIQAQSGINSNIEDNQVLYGTPAISASDFRRSYVHFRNFPDIVQRINNLEKTNSKDSTNE; encoded by the coding sequence ATGGAATTTACTGCAGAGCAAATTGCAAACCTTGTTAAAGGTAAAGTTATTGGGGATCCAGAGACAAAAGTGTCCGGATTTTCTCAAATCGAGGAGGGTAGGAAAGGTAATCTTTCTTTCCTCGCGAATGCTAAGTATTTACCCCTGATGGATAATACTGAGGCCTCGGTTGTTATTATTACAGAAAACTTAATTGATAAAAATAAAGAATATCCGTCTACCCTTATTGCTGTGGAAGATGGATATTTAGCTTTTCAGGTACTGATGAATCTGTATCAGGATTTACAGTCTAAAAAGACTGGTATCGAACAGCCCTCTTTTATCAGCGAATCGGCTAAGATAATGGATGATGTTTATATAGGTGCATTTACTTATATATCTCATAAATCTGTTATTGGGGAAGGGACGCAGATTTATCCACAGGTTTACATCGGTAAAAATGTAAAGATTGGTAAAAACTGTCAGATTGATAGTGGTGCCAGAATTTACGATGACTGTGTGATCGGAGATAACTGTGTAATCCATTCCAACACTGTAATTGGTGGAGACGGATTTGGCTTCCAACCTACAGCAGACGGTTTTAAGAAAATCCCGCAATTAGGAAATGTAATCATTGAAGATGATGTAGAAATTGGTGCCAACTCTACTATAGACAGAGCTACAATAGGATCTACTATCATTGGAAAAGGAACCAAACTGGATAACCTTATTCAGATTGCGCATAATGTAAAAATAGGTAAGAACAATGTTTTGGCTGCTCAGGTAGGTATTGCGGGCTCTACAACAGTAGGAGACTGGAATATGATTGGCGGACAGACAGGAATTGTAGGCCATATTTCTATAGGAAGCAATGTGAAAATTCAGGCACAGAGCGGTATTAATAGTAATATAGAAGATAATCAGGTGTTGTACGGAACGCCGGCTATTTCTGCAAGTGATTTCAGAAGAAGCTATGTTCATTTCCGTAACTTCCCGGATATAGTACAAAGAATTAATAATTTAGAAAAAACAAACTCAAAAGATAGCACTAATGAGTGA
- a CDS encoding HD domain-containing protein, with product MVNKLKIVNDPVHGFIKIPYEILFDVIEHPYFQRLRRISQTGLLSLVYPGAMHTRFHHALGATHVMFTALETLKMKGTEISQEEEKAALLAILLHDVGHGPYSHALESVLMNDCHHERLSILLMEKLNEHFNGQLDLAIQMFQGKYHRKFFNQLVSSQLDVDRLDYLKRDSFYTGVTEGNVNTQRIISMMNVHKDELVIDAKGIYSIENFLTARMFMYWQVYFHKTSAVAEHLLIKVLKRAKELAAQGEDLIATENLSYFLKKNKFDKMTEEDLRRFTEMDDSDIMFGLKNWQNHSDFVLSHLCKSITQRHFPKNIISEKAFDEEIVKKIIQKTNEFYGIDNAEWLVDQIERTLLPYDTNKQPIFLKSKSEDVFALDKSENQILTQHLKTPSTKYILSFPREVLPVVIQDLKR from the coding sequence ATGGTTAATAAACTGAAAATCGTTAATGATCCGGTACACGGATTTATAAAAATCCCTTACGAAATACTTTTTGATGTTATAGAGCATCCGTATTTTCAGAGGTTGCGCAGAATTTCACAGACAGGATTACTTTCTTTGGTGTATCCTGGTGCTATGCATACCAGATTTCACCATGCACTGGGAGCAACACATGTCATGTTTACAGCTCTGGAAACTTTGAAGATGAAAGGAACAGAGATTTCCCAGGAAGAAGAAAAAGCAGCTTTACTGGCTATACTTTTGCACGATGTAGGACACGGCCCTTATTCCCATGCATTGGAATCTGTACTAATGAATGATTGTCATCATGAGCGTTTATCCATTCTTTTAATGGAAAAGCTTAATGAGCATTTTAATGGTCAGCTGGATTTGGCAATACAGATGTTTCAGGGAAAATACCATCGTAAATTTTTCAATCAATTAGTTTCTTCCCAACTGGATGTAGACCGCCTTGATTACCTGAAACGTGATAGCTTTTATACAGGAGTTACAGAAGGGAATGTAAATACCCAGAGAATTATATCTATGATGAATGTCCATAAAGATGAATTGGTTATTGATGCAAAGGGTATTTATTCCATCGAAAATTTCTTAACGGCCAGAATGTTTATGTACTGGCAGGTTTATTTTCACAAGACATCTGCAGTAGCAGAGCATCTTTTGATAAAAGTACTGAAAAGAGCAAAAGAATTGGCTGCACAGGGTGAGGATCTTATTGCTACAGAAAACCTGAGCTATTTCCTGAAGAAAAATAAGTTCGATAAAATGACTGAAGAAGATCTCAGACGTTTTACCGAGATGGACGATTCAGATATTATGTTTGGACTTAAAAACTGGCAAAATCATTCAGATTTTGTATTGAGCCATTTATGCAAATCCATTACTCAAAGACATTTTCCTAAAAATATTATTTCGGAAAAAGCTTTTGACGAAGAAATTGTAAAGAAAATTATTCAAAAAACTAATGAGTTCTATGGTATAGATAATGCAGAATGGTTAGTAGATCAGATTGAGAGGACTTTGCTGCCATATGATACAAATAAACAGCCTATTTTCCTTAAAAGTAAATCTGAAGATGTTTTTGCATTAGATAAGTCCGAAAATCAGATATTAACCCAGCATTTAAAGACACCTAGTACTAAATATATCTTATCTTTTCCAAGAGAAGTTTTACCTGTTGTAATTCAGGATCTGAAAAGATAA
- the lpxA gene encoding acyl-ACP--UDP-N-acetylglucosamine O-acyltransferase, which produces MIHQLAVVDKRAKIGNQVIVEPFTTIAGDVEIGSGTWIGPNVTIMDGARIGKNCKIFPGTVIAAVPQDLKFEGEDSQVIIGDNTVIRECVTINRGTKALGYTKVGNDCLIMATSHIAHDCTIGDHVVIVNGCGIAGHVEIGDFAVIGGLSAVHQFSRIGKHVMVSGGTLVRKDIPPYIKVAREPISYAGINSIGLRRRGFTNEKIFEIQSIYRAIFQMKKNATQAIEYIEKELLPTAERDEIITFIQNSPRGIVKGYGNSSKD; this is translated from the coding sequence ATGATACATCAATTAGCCGTAGTAGATAAGAGAGCAAAAATTGGTAATCAGGTTATTGTAGAACCTTTTACAACCATTGCCGGAGATGTGGAGATAGGATCAGGAACGTGGATCGGACCAAATGTAACCATTATGGACGGGGCACGTATCGGGAAGAATTGTAAAATTTTCCCGGGAACGGTAATTGCAGCGGTTCCCCAAGACCTTAAATTTGAAGGAGAAGATAGCCAGGTAATTATTGGTGATAATACGGTAATTAGGGAGTGTGTTACAATTAACAGAGGAACTAAAGCTCTGGGATATACCAAAGTTGGTAATGACTGTCTTATTATGGCTACATCACACATTGCACACGATTGCACAATTGGTGATCATGTGGTAATTGTAAATGGTTGTGGAATTGCCGGACATGTTGAAATTGGAGATTTTGCTGTAATTGGTGGACTTAGTGCGGTACATCAGTTCTCCAGAATAGGAAAACATGTAATGGTTTCCGGAGGTACCTTGGTAAGAAAAGATATTCCGCCTTATATCAAAGTAGCGAGAGAACCTATTTCCTATGCAGGTATTAATTCTATAGGCTTAAGAAGAAGAGGTTTTACCAACGAGAAAATTTTTGAAATTCAGTCTATTTACCGTGCGATTTTCCAGATGAAGAAGAATGCTACTCAGGCAATAGAATATATTGAAAAAGAACTTCTTCCTACAGCTGAAAGAGATGAGATTATTACCTTTATCCAGAACTCTCCAAGAGGTATTGTAAAAGGATATGGTAATTCTTCAAAAGATTAG
- a CDS encoding bifunctional UDP-3-O-[3-hydroxymyristoyl] N-acetylglucosamine deacetylase/3-hydroxyacyl-ACP dehydratase, which yields MSDKQKTLKEEVTLSGIGLHTGKNVTMTLKPAKENTGFVFVRTDLEGHPTVEADVNYVTSTERGTSLEKKGVSIHTSEHVLAALVGMDLDNVIIELDSSEPPILDGSSKYFIEAIESVGVEEQELQRDYLVIKEVMNYVDPASGSEITIIPADNYEITCMVDFGTKVLGTQNASLKHISEFKEEISSARTFSFLHELEMLLDHGLIKGGDISNAIVYVDKELTPETIEKLKFAFGKEDVSIRPNGILDNVTLKYPNEAARHKLLDVIGDLALVGVKIKGKVIANKPGHFVNTQFAKKLNRQYKLQKKKNVPDFDLKADPVYDINGIMRLLPHRPPFLLVDKILELSDSHVVGLKNVTMNEPFFVGHFPKEPVMPGVLQVEALAQVGGILVLANVPDPENYSTYFIKMDNVKFKRKIVPGDTVIFKIELMEPIRRGIVHMQGYGYVGDTVAIEAELMAQVAKNKTE from the coding sequence ATGAGTGATAAGCAAAAGACTCTAAAAGAAGAGGTTACCCTTTCGGGAATTGGACTTCATACCGGCAAAAATGTAACAATGACACTGAAACCTGCAAAAGAAAATACAGGATTTGTGTTTGTACGTACTGATTTGGAAGGACATCCGACAGTAGAAGCGGATGTTAACTATGTTACCAGTACAGAAAGAGGTACTTCCCTTGAAAAGAAAGGTGTAAGCATTCATACTTCAGAGCACGTTTTAGCAGCGTTAGTAGGGATGGATCTGGATAATGTTATTATCGAACTGGATAGTTCAGAACCACCTATTTTAGACGGATCATCCAAATATTTCATCGAAGCCATTGAATCTGTTGGTGTTGAGGAGCAGGAACTACAAAGAGATTACCTTGTAATTAAGGAGGTCATGAATTATGTGGATCCGGCTTCCGGTTCAGAGATTACGATAATCCCTGCAGATAATTACGAAATTACTTGTATGGTAGACTTTGGAACTAAAGTTTTGGGTACTCAGAATGCAAGTCTTAAACATATTTCTGAATTTAAAGAAGAGATATCCAGCGCAAGAACATTCAGTTTCCTGCACGAACTGGAAATGCTTTTGGATCACGGATTAATCAAAGGTGGAGATATCAGCAATGCTATTGTATATGTTGATAAAGAATTGACGCCTGAAACTATAGAAAAATTAAAATTTGCCTTTGGTAAGGAAGATGTTTCTATCAGACCAAACGGTATATTAGATAATGTTACCCTTAAATATCCAAACGAAGCTGCACGTCACAAATTGCTAGATGTTATTGGTGACCTTGCTTTAGTAGGTGTTAAGATAAAAGGTAAAGTTATTGCTAACAAACCAGGGCACTTTGTGAATACACAATTTGCTAAAAAATTAAACAGACAATATAAATTGCAGAAAAAGAAAAATGTGCCGGATTTTGATTTGAAGGCAGATCCTGTTTATGATATAAACGGGATTATGAGACTTCTTCCTCACCGTCCACCATTCTTATTAGTAGATAAAATATTAGAATTATCTGACAGCCACGTGGTAGGGTTGAAAAATGTTACTATGAACGAACCTTTCTTTGTAGGACATTTTCCTAAAGAACCTGTAATGCCGGGTGTATTACAGGTAGAAGCTTTAGCACAGGTAGGAGGTATTTTAGTATTGGCTAACGTGCCGGATCCTGAAAATTACTCTACATATTTCATTAAAATGGATAATGTAAAGTTCAAAAGAAAAATTGTTCCGGGAGATACCGTTATTTTCAAGATTGAATTAATGGAACCTATCAGAAGAGGAATTGTTCATATGCAGGGATACGGCTATGTTGGAGATACTGTGGCTATTGAAGCAGAACTAATGGCACAGGTAGCAAAAAATAAAACCGAATAA
- a CDS encoding DinB family protein — MIETLQILFKRDLLKLKTEIESYQSEENIWKISQHISNSAGNLCLHLIGNLNHFIGAITGKTGYIRNRESEFSLKDVPRTQLTEMIDNTILVIENTLNNLDEDDLKKEYPLVVFEDKMSTEFFFTHLTAHLSYHLGQINYHRRLLE, encoded by the coding sequence ATGATTGAGACATTACAAATCCTTTTCAAAAGAGATCTTCTGAAGCTGAAAACCGAGATCGAATCTTATCAGTCAGAAGAAAATATCTGGAAAATATCACAGCATATCAGCAACTCTGCGGGTAATTTGTGTCTGCATCTTATAGGAAACCTCAACCACTTTATTGGTGCTATTACTGGTAAAACAGGTTATATAAGAAACAGAGAATCAGAATTTTCACTGAAGGATGTCCCAAGAACTCAACTAACAGAGATGATAGACAATACCATTCTGGTAATAGAGAACACGCTGAACAATCTTGATGAAGATGATCTAAAAAAAGAATATCCACTTGTTGTTTTCGAAGACAAAATGAGTACCGAGTTTTTCTTTACTCATCTAACAGCACACCTCAGCTACCACCTTGGCCAGATTAACTATCACAGAAGATTATTAGAATAA